Proteins found in one Microbacterium sp. LWS13-1.2 genomic segment:
- a CDS encoding alpha/beta hydrolase yields the protein MPEFIDAYGITIFFDVHPAKTEPRAVVQLLHGVGEHAGRYAVLIDALTTNGYTVWAADHRGHGRTGMQQHGGDVALLGHLGPGGLRAALATMWQFTEQIHAENPGLPLVLLGHSGGSVLAQMLVNAHPEAYDGLVLTGSALRMPGSIHTSGLNKPWAGPDATGTEWLSSDLSVGRAFLDDPLTTSEDPIKLIGVLDSLRMYGLPRRNLGRDIPTLLMVGRDDTVGGPRSVHRLADAYRTRSGFTDVTTLVYPEARHEIFNEVMQQDVRADLLAWLERIAPSRA from the coding sequence ATGCCCGAGTTCATCGATGCGTACGGCATCACGATCTTCTTCGACGTCCATCCGGCGAAGACCGAACCGCGGGCGGTCGTTCAGCTGCTGCACGGCGTCGGCGAGCATGCCGGACGGTACGCCGTGCTGATCGACGCGCTCACCACGAACGGCTACACCGTGTGGGCCGCGGACCACCGCGGCCACGGTCGCACCGGCATGCAGCAGCACGGCGGCGATGTCGCCCTGTTGGGGCACCTCGGTCCCGGCGGCCTGCGCGCGGCGCTCGCCACGATGTGGCAGTTCACCGAGCAGATCCACGCCGAGAACCCCGGATTGCCGCTCGTGCTGCTCGGTCACTCCGGCGGCTCCGTGCTCGCCCAGATGCTGGTGAACGCGCATCCCGAGGCGTACGACGGACTGGTCCTGACCGGCTCCGCGCTGCGCATGCCGGGGTCGATCCACACAAGCGGACTCAATAAGCCGTGGGCGGGTCCCGACGCGACGGGAACCGAGTGGCTCTCGAGCGACCTCTCGGTGGGGCGGGCCTTCCTCGACGACCCCCTCACCACCAGCGAAGACCCGATCAAGCTGATCGGGGTGCTGGATTCGCTGCGCATGTATGGTCTGCCCCGTCGCAACCTCGGTCGCGACATCCCGACCCTCCTCATGGTCGGTCGGGACGACACGGTCGGCGGACCGCGCAGCGTGCACCGGCTCGCCGATGCGTATCGCACCCGCTCCGGATTCACCGACGTGACGACGCTCGTCTACCCGGAAGCGCGGCACGAGATCTTCAACGAGGTCATGCAGCAGGACGTCCGCGCCGACCTGCTCGCGTGGCTCGAGCGGATCGCTCCCTCGAGAGCCTGA
- a CDS encoding MarR family transcriptional regulator, producing MSNETLTTPTPSPADAGDHPDLSPAASQLRIATFRLARRMRTQRAVDSMSDGQFAVLAALRVHGAHTLGELAERERVSAPSMNRTVNCLQESGYIVRAADESDGRKVVISLTPDGEAVVEETARRRDAWVEASLAELTPAERGTIAAAAEIMQRMVDR from the coding sequence ATGAGCAACGAAACCCTGACGACCCCCACTCCCTCTCCCGCCGACGCGGGAGACCACCCCGACCTGTCGCCCGCCGCATCACAGCTCCGGATCGCGACGTTCCGCCTCGCCCGGCGCATGCGCACGCAGCGTGCCGTCGACTCCATGAGCGACGGCCAGTTCGCCGTGCTGGCAGCCCTGCGCGTCCACGGCGCGCACACCCTCGGCGAACTCGCCGAGCGCGAGCGTGTGTCGGCGCCCTCCATGAACCGCACGGTCAACTGCCTGCAGGAATCCGGCTACATCGTCCGCGCCGCCGACGAGAGCGACGGCCGCAAGGTGGTCATCTCGCTGACGCCCGACGGCGAAGCCGTGGTCGAAGAGACGGCCCGCCGCCGCGACGCGTGGGTCGAGGCATCCCTCGCGGAACTCACGCCCGCCGAGCGCGGCACCATCGCCGCGGCCGCCGAGATCATGCAGCGGATGGTCGACCGATGA
- a CDS encoding MFS transporter — protein sequence MSAMFRSFSAFNYRVWFIGALVSNIGAWMQATAISWVVLTELTSNDAAAMGVTMALQFAPPLLLVGVTGLVADRFDRRKLLLLTQSLLLLLGVAIGALIFAGAMSLPIMYGFALALGVVAAFDNPARQAFVSDLVARENASNAVALNAASFNGARMIGPAVAGIVIVAIGTGWVFVANAVTFLAMLGALVLIRTNELVPRVKAPQSSRLADGVRYVARRPDFIVTFAMVFLIGAFGMNFPILASTMAVEFDKEADGFGLLSSILAIGSVAGALLAARRDRARLRVLIVGTAMFGVAAVVSAFMPTYWLYAATLVFTGFSVVTMMATANGYVQTTTDPALRGRVLALYMAILMGGTPIGAPIVGWVAAEFGPRVAILVGAAAAFVAFAIGATWLLVSGRLHRHERKRFRLTLDETRPLSVVVPEEFSDEVAGTTPIPLPRDDDERPARTRAAS from the coding sequence ATGAGCGCGATGTTCCGGTCGTTCTCGGCCTTCAACTACCGCGTCTGGTTCATCGGCGCCCTGGTGTCGAACATCGGCGCATGGATGCAGGCGACTGCCATCAGCTGGGTCGTGCTGACCGAGCTGACGTCGAACGACGCCGCCGCCATGGGCGTGACGATGGCGCTGCAGTTCGCTCCACCGCTGCTGCTGGTGGGCGTCACCGGGCTCGTCGCGGACCGCTTCGACCGCCGCAAGCTCCTTCTCCTCACGCAGAGCCTGCTGCTGCTGCTCGGCGTCGCCATCGGCGCGCTCATCTTCGCCGGCGCGATGTCCCTGCCGATCATGTACGGCTTCGCGCTCGCTCTGGGCGTGGTCGCCGCGTTCGACAACCCGGCACGCCAGGCGTTCGTCTCCGACCTCGTCGCACGAGAGAACGCCTCCAACGCCGTCGCGCTGAACGCGGCGTCGTTCAACGGCGCGCGGATGATCGGCCCCGCGGTGGCGGGCATCGTGATCGTCGCGATCGGCACCGGCTGGGTGTTCGTGGCGAACGCCGTGACCTTCCTCGCCATGCTCGGCGCCCTGGTCCTGATCCGCACGAACGAGCTGGTGCCGCGCGTGAAGGCGCCGCAGTCGTCGCGCCTGGCCGACGGCGTCAGGTACGTCGCCCGTCGTCCCGACTTCATCGTGACCTTCGCCATGGTCTTCCTCATCGGGGCGTTCGGCATGAACTTCCCCATCCTCGCGTCGACGATGGCGGTCGAGTTCGACAAGGAGGCCGACGGCTTCGGTCTGCTCAGCTCGATCCTCGCCATCGGCTCGGTCGCCGGCGCGCTGCTGGCCGCCCGCCGCGATCGGGCCCGCCTGCGCGTGCTCATCGTAGGCACGGCGATGTTCGGGGTCGCCGCGGTGGTGTCCGCGTTCATGCCGACGTACTGGCTGTACGCGGCGACGCTGGTGTTCACGGGCTTCTCGGTCGTGACGATGATGGCGACGGCGAACGGCTACGTGCAGACCACGACCGACCCGGCGCTGCGCGGTCGCGTGCTGGCGCTCTACATGGCGATCCTCATGGGCGGGACGCCGATCGGCGCGCCGATCGTCGGCTGGGTCGCCGCCGAGTTCGGGCCCCGCGTCGCGATCCTAGTCGGCGCTGCCGCCGCTTTCGTCGCCTTCGCGATCGGTGCGACGTGGCTGCTCGTCTCGGGCCGCCTGCACCGCCACGAGCGCAAGCGGTTCCGCCTGACACTCGACGAGACGCGGCCGCTCAGCGTCGTCGTCCCCGAAGAGTTCAGCGACGAGGTCGCCGGCACCACGCCGATCCCGCTGCCCCGAGACGACGACGAGAGGCCCGCGCGCACCCGCGCCGCGAGCTGA
- a CDS encoding transglycosylase domain-containing protein produces MKPTGVSPQTAGLPPYRRTLAGVLGGLVGLVVLSVIAGLLIVAPLAPVIAISGHAASTAVSMFDGMPSYLAIDRLMLPTTIYARDPATGQDTELTSFYDQNRVPVAFDQVAPVMYDAILASEDPRYYEHGGVDIVGTTRALIRNAQGGAVQGGSSISQQYVKNVLVQRCERDAIATDTQTRDEVLRACWLDATQARGAEGYERKLQEIRYAVQVGKEYSKNDILLGYLNIANFGGTTYGIEAAARYYFSTTAANLTLVQAATLAGIVQNPNTFRIDRPTGSIFGADGSTYNKVADGTIEDVTPGTLAGLDTLLAEGTITPEQHLAAGDAYSATKGRQLYVLDRMREDGRITAEQYVAAAVEPITPALQPAHVGCVATSAPFFCQYVVNTVRSDPDYAAAFGATPQERQKSLTREGLNIYTTLDWRLQNASQDAMRRYAPETVPGMDFGSAAVSIEANTGRILAISQNNRFTEDRDVSANDPAYTSLVYAGDLVHGVSTGFETGSTFKLFTLVDWLETGHTLFEGVNGSLRAIPRLQDRCEGTWINRENHVVRNFGNVPGYIGTPMQFTAQSLNSGFLGMAEKLDLCDIENVAARMGVTRGDGGPVDVDGAAAVIGTNNIAPVAMAGAFATVANNGVYCVPRVIERVVNADGVELPVPGDRCSQSISPEVAAATAFALQGVMVPGGTGSGGNPNDGTPMLGKTGTHEQLQTWLLASSTRVTTAVWVGNADGKADVFRAAHNGRILSTIRLPIARDIQSVANQLYPGGPFAAPPGELLRRAPAPASAPRSDPNDG; encoded by the coding sequence GTGAAGCCAACAGGGGTTTCTCCGCAGACCGCGGGCCTGCCGCCTTACAGGCGCACACTCGCGGGGGTCCTCGGCGGCCTCGTCGGCCTGGTGGTGCTCAGCGTGATCGCCGGGTTGCTGATCGTGGCTCCCCTGGCCCCGGTCATCGCGATCTCAGGGCATGCGGCGAGCACGGCCGTCTCGATGTTCGACGGCATGCCCAGTTACCTCGCGATCGACCGGCTCATGCTGCCGACGACGATCTACGCGCGCGATCCCGCGACCGGACAAGATACCGAGTTGACGTCGTTCTACGACCAGAACCGTGTTCCCGTGGCTTTCGACCAGGTCGCGCCCGTCATGTACGACGCGATCCTGGCATCCGAGGATCCCCGCTACTACGAGCACGGCGGTGTCGACATCGTCGGCACGACCCGTGCGCTGATCCGGAACGCGCAGGGCGGCGCGGTCCAGGGCGGCTCCTCGATCAGTCAGCAGTACGTCAAGAACGTGCTCGTGCAGCGGTGCGAGCGCGACGCCATCGCGACCGATACTCAGACGCGAGACGAGGTGCTGCGGGCCTGCTGGCTCGATGCGACGCAGGCGCGGGGTGCGGAGGGATACGAGCGCAAGCTCCAGGAGATCCGCTACGCCGTCCAGGTCGGGAAGGAGTACTCCAAGAACGACATCCTGCTGGGCTACCTGAACATCGCGAACTTCGGCGGCACGACCTATGGCATCGAAGCCGCGGCGCGCTACTACTTCAGCACGACGGCGGCGAACTTGACACTGGTACAGGCGGCGACGCTCGCGGGCATCGTGCAGAACCCCAACACGTTCCGCATCGACCGGCCCACGGGGTCCATCTTCGGAGCGGACGGGAGCACCTACAACAAGGTCGCCGACGGGACGATCGAGGATGTGACACCAGGGACGCTCGCCGGGTTGGACACGCTCCTCGCGGAGGGCACGATCACGCCCGAACAGCACCTCGCCGCCGGCGATGCGTACAGTGCGACGAAGGGGCGCCAGCTCTACGTCCTCGACCGGATGCGGGAGGACGGCCGCATCACCGCCGAACAGTATGTCGCGGCCGCGGTGGAGCCGATCACTCCGGCGCTGCAGCCCGCGCATGTCGGCTGCGTGGCGACCTCCGCGCCCTTCTTCTGCCAGTACGTGGTCAACACCGTGCGCTCCGACCCGGACTACGCCGCGGCCTTCGGTGCGACCCCGCAGGAGCGACAGAAGTCGCTGACTCGCGAGGGCCTGAACATCTACACGACGCTGGACTGGCGCCTGCAGAACGCCTCGCAGGATGCGATGCGGCGGTACGCGCCCGAGACCGTGCCCGGCATGGACTTCGGGTCGGCAGCGGTCAGCATCGAAGCCAACACCGGGCGCATCCTGGCGATCAGCCAGAACAACCGGTTCACGGAGGACCGCGACGTCTCCGCCAACGACCCGGCCTATACGTCGCTCGTCTACGCGGGCGACCTGGTGCACGGCGTCTCCACGGGGTTCGAGACCGGATCGACCTTCAAGCTGTTCACCCTCGTCGACTGGCTCGAGACGGGTCACACCCTGTTCGAGGGCGTCAACGGCAGCCTCCGGGCCATCCCCCGCCTGCAGGATCGCTGCGAAGGAACGTGGATCAACCGCGAGAACCACGTCGTGCGCAACTTCGGCAACGTGCCCGGCTACATCGGGACGCCGATGCAGTTCACGGCGCAGTCGCTCAACAGCGGCTTCCTCGGGATGGCCGAGAAGCTCGACCTCTGCGACATCGAGAATGTCGCGGCCCGGATGGGCGTGACCCGCGGCGACGGCGGTCCGGTGGACGTCGACGGCGCGGCAGCGGTCATCGGCACGAACAACATCGCACCGGTCGCCATGGCCGGGGCGTTCGCGACCGTCGCGAACAACGGCGTGTACTGCGTGCCGCGGGTGATCGAGCGTGTGGTCAATGCCGACGGCGTCGAGCTTCCGGTGCCGGGCGACCGGTGCTCGCAGAGCATCAGCCCCGAGGTGGCTGCGGCGACGGCGTTCGCGCTGCAGGGCGTCATGGTTCCCGGCGGCACCGGGTCGGGCGGCAACCCGAACGACGGCACGCCGATGCTGGGCAAGACCGGCACCCATGAGCAGCTCCAGACCTGGCTCCTCGCGTCCAGCACTCGGGTGACCACCGCGGTCTGGGTGGGCAACGCCGACGGGAAGGCCGACGTCTTCCGCGCCGCGCACAACGGTCGCATCCTGTCGACGATCCGTCTCCCGATAGCTCGCGACATCCAGAGCGTGGCCAACCAGCTCTACCCCGGCGGTCCCTTCGCCGCGCCCCCCGGCGAGTTGCTGCGGCGCGCGCCGGCGCCGGCATCGGCCCCCCGTTCTGATCCGAACGACGGCTGA
- a CDS encoding LacI family DNA-binding transcriptional regulator, producing the protein MAVSVRDVAAAASVSVGTVSNVLNRPEKVSPATVERVTQAIAELGFVRNDAARQLRAGRSRSIALIVLDAGNPFFAEVARGAEDRAAEAGMSVLLGNSDERSDREDAYVELFREQRVNGVLVTPVDGDLGRLERLRTGGVPVVLVDHEDSGRAFGSVSVDDVEGGYLAVSHLLSIGRRRIAFIGGPASIRQVADRLEGARRAIAEVPGATLEVIEMSALSVLQGREAGELLRGRPAADRPDAVFAANDLLAVGALQAVTLTSDLQVPRDIALIGYDDIDFASATVVPLSSIRQPAHLIGYTAVDLLLKDIEAPDGEHERTVRFQPELVVRESTAG; encoded by the coding sequence ATGGCGGTGAGTGTGCGGGACGTCGCGGCTGCGGCATCCGTCTCCGTCGGCACGGTGTCGAACGTGCTCAACCGGCCCGAGAAGGTGTCGCCCGCGACCGTCGAGCGGGTGACGCAGGCGATCGCGGAGCTCGGCTTCGTGCGCAACGACGCCGCGCGTCAGCTGCGGGCCGGGCGCAGCCGCAGCATCGCGCTCATCGTGCTCGATGCGGGAAACCCCTTCTTCGCCGAAGTCGCCCGCGGCGCCGAGGACCGGGCCGCCGAGGCGGGCATGAGCGTGCTGCTCGGCAACAGCGACGAGCGCTCCGATCGCGAGGACGCCTACGTCGAGCTGTTCCGCGAGCAGCGGGTCAACGGCGTGCTCGTCACACCGGTCGACGGCGACCTGGGGCGGCTCGAGCGTCTCCGCACCGGCGGTGTCCCCGTCGTGCTCGTCGACCACGAGGACTCCGGGCGGGCGTTCGGGTCGGTCTCGGTCGACGACGTCGAAGGCGGCTACCTCGCGGTGTCGCATCTGCTCTCGATCGGCCGCCGAAGGATCGCCTTCATCGGCGGTCCTGCCTCGATCCGCCAGGTGGCGGATCGCCTCGAGGGCGCGCGGCGCGCCATCGCCGAGGTGCCCGGCGCGACCCTCGAGGTCATCGAGATGTCGGCGCTGTCGGTGCTGCAAGGACGCGAGGCAGGAGAGCTGCTGCGCGGTCGGCCCGCGGCGGATCGTCCCGACGCGGTGTTCGCGGCCAACGACCTGCTCGCGGTCGGCGCGCTGCAGGCCGTTACCCTCACATCGGACCTGCAGGTGCCGCGCGACATCGCGCTCATCGGCTACGATGACATCGACTTCGCGTCCGCCACAGTGGTGCCGCTGAGCTCGATCCGCCAGCCGGCGCACCTCATCGGCTATACCGCCGTCGACCTGCTCCTCAAGGACATCGAGGCGCCCGACGGAGAGCACGAGCGCACGGTGCGCTTCCAGCCCGAACTCGTCGTCCGCGAGTCGACCGCCGGCTGA
- a CDS encoding L-rhamnose mutarotase — translation MTSETTPAGHGRPEAPHSGSPRQSAAPRRVCFQLLVRTELLDEYVARHTPVWPEMLAEIAASGRRNYSLFLGEGGRLVGYYETDDDEAAQAYLANSEVAARWEAEMGRFFVGLEGRPDQAATPLTEIFHLHDQLAAASAPASDNEGTAS, via the coding sequence ATGACGAGCGAGACCACGCCGGCCGGACACGGGCGTCCCGAGGCTCCGCACAGCGGGTCGCCGCGCCAGAGCGCCGCCCCGCGGAGAGTCTGCTTCCAGCTCCTGGTCCGCACCGAACTGCTCGATGAGTACGTCGCGCGCCACACTCCGGTCTGGCCTGAGATGCTCGCCGAGATCGCGGCGTCCGGCCGCCGCAACTACTCGCTCTTCCTGGGCGAGGGCGGGCGCCTCGTCGGGTATTACGAGACCGACGACGACGAGGCGGCCCAGGCCTATCTCGCGAACTCCGAGGTCGCCGCGCGCTGGGAGGCCGAGATGGGCCGCTTCTTCGTCGGCCTCGAGGGCCGGCCCGATCAGGCGGCCACCCCCCTCACCGAGATCTTCCACCTGCACGACCAACTCGCCGCAGCTTCGGCCCCGGCATCCGACAACGAAGGCACCGCATCATGA
- the rhaI gene encoding L-rhamnose isomerase, producing MTTLSPDILSALEGQGIELPSWAFGNSGTRFRVFTTAGTPRDPYEKIADAAQVNVYTKLAPSVALHIPWDKVDDYADLRRNAEDLGVSLGTINSNTFQDEDYKFGALTHHDDRIRNKAIDHHLECIDIMDATGSRDLKIWLAEGSNYPGQADIRARQDRLKDSLQKIYDRLSDEQRLVLEYKFFEPAFYHTDVPDWGTSYAQVASLGDKAMVCLDTGHHAPGTNIEFIVMQLLRLGKLGSFDFNSRFYADDDLIVGAADPFQLFRIIFEVVRGGGLNNPDVAFMLDQCHNVEDKIPGQIRSVLNVQEMTARALLVDRDALAAAQQANDVLGANAVFMDAFYTDVRPALAEWRESRGLAADPMAAYAASGYQQQIAADRVGGTQAGWGA from the coding sequence ATGACGACGCTGTCACCCGACATCCTGTCCGCGCTCGAAGGCCAGGGCATCGAGCTTCCCAGCTGGGCGTTCGGCAACTCCGGCACGCGCTTCCGCGTCTTCACGACCGCCGGCACGCCGCGCGATCCGTACGAGAAGATCGCCGACGCCGCGCAGGTCAACGTCTATACGAAGCTCGCCCCGAGCGTGGCCCTGCACATCCCGTGGGACAAGGTCGACGACTACGCCGACCTGCGCCGCAACGCCGAAGACCTCGGCGTGAGCCTCGGCACCATCAACTCCAACACCTTCCAGGACGAGGACTACAAGTTCGGTGCGCTCACGCACCACGACGACCGCATCCGCAACAAGGCGATCGACCACCACCTCGAGTGCATCGACATCATGGATGCGACCGGCTCGCGCGACCTGAAGATCTGGCTCGCCGAGGGGTCGAACTACCCGGGGCAGGCCGACATCCGCGCGCGTCAGGACCGCCTGAAGGACTCGCTGCAGAAGATCTACGACCGCCTGTCGGACGAGCAGCGGCTCGTGCTCGAGTACAAGTTCTTCGAGCCGGCGTTCTACCACACCGACGTTCCGGACTGGGGCACGTCCTACGCGCAGGTCGCCTCGCTCGGCGACAAGGCGATGGTCTGCCTCGACACCGGCCACCACGCGCCGGGCACCAACATCGAGTTCATCGTCATGCAGCTGCTGCGCCTCGGGAAGCTCGGCTCGTTCGACTTCAACTCGCGCTTCTACGCCGACGACGACCTCATCGTGGGCGCCGCCGATCCGTTCCAGCTGTTCCGCATCATCTTCGAGGTGGTGCGCGGCGGTGGGCTCAACAACCCGGACGTGGCGTTCATGCTCGACCAGTGCCACAACGTCGAGGACAAGATCCCCGGCCAGATCCGCTCGGTGCTGAACGTGCAGGAGATGACCGCCCGCGCCCTCCTCGTCGACCGCGACGCCCTCGCCGCGGCGCAGCAGGCGAACGACGTGCTCGGTGCCAACGCCGTGTTCATGGACGCCTTCTACACCGACGTCCGGCCCGCCCTCGCCGAGTGGCGCGAGTCGCGCGGACTCGCGGCCGACCCGATGGCCGCGTACGCGGCATCCGGCTACCAGCAGCAGATCGCTGCGGACCGCGTCGGCGGCACGCAGGCCGGCTGGGGCGCCTGA
- a CDS encoding alpha/beta hydrolase fold domain-containing protein encodes MSEPYSAADGLVRVYPAREPHGTGLVWAHGGAFAFGDLDMPESDWVAGQLAARGTTVVSVDYRLAPVPEGWDAAGRSGGGEHYPAASDDMLTAWAWVVDNADRLRIDRGRLAIGGTSAGGNLAAGATLRLIEQRSMPRPALVLLAYPTLLAVQPAPDAALRAALDAQPAADRFRPEMIRAMYENFLGGPIDDAPLAAIPGNARPDDLVEFPPTLMVNGDVDELRVSGEAFAASLRAAGRPIEVVTEPGTDHGHLNRPQEPAASVTLGRFATRLASLSLAGARPAAPASASASLA; translated from the coding sequence ATGAGCGAGCCCTACTCCGCCGCCGACGGCCTCGTGCGCGTCTATCCTGCGCGCGAGCCCCACGGCACCGGCCTGGTGTGGGCGCACGGCGGTGCGTTCGCGTTCGGAGACCTCGACATGCCCGAGTCCGACTGGGTCGCCGGGCAGCTCGCTGCCCGCGGCACGACGGTCGTCTCGGTCGACTACCGCCTCGCGCCCGTTCCGGAGGGGTGGGATGCCGCCGGCCGGTCCGGCGGCGGAGAGCACTACCCCGCGGCATCCGACGACATGCTCACGGCGTGGGCGTGGGTCGTCGACAATGCAGACCGCCTGCGCATCGACCGCGGGCGACTGGCGATCGGCGGGACCAGCGCCGGCGGCAACCTCGCCGCCGGAGCGACGCTCCGGCTCATCGAGCAGCGGTCGATGCCGCGTCCCGCGCTCGTTCTGCTCGCCTACCCCACGCTGCTGGCGGTGCAGCCGGCGCCGGATGCCGCGCTCCGGGCCGCGCTGGACGCGCAGCCCGCGGCCGACCGGTTCCGCCCGGAGATGATCCGGGCGATGTACGAGAACTTCCTGGGCGGTCCGATCGACGACGCGCCGCTCGCGGCGATTCCCGGCAATGCCCGCCCCGACGACCTCGTGGAGTTCCCGCCCACGCTCATGGTCAACGGCGACGTCGACGAACTCCGCGTCTCGGGTGAGGCGTTCGCCGCGTCGCTGCGCGCCGCCGGGCGCCCGATCGAGGTCGTCACCGAGCCGGGCACCGATCACGGGCATCTCAACCGGCCGCAGGAGCCCGCGGCATCCGTCACCCTCGGCCGCTTCGCGACCCGCCTCGCCTCCCTGTCCCTCGCCGGCGCCCGGCCCGCCGCACCCGCCTCCGCTTCGGCCTCACTCGCTTGA
- a CDS encoding bifunctional aldolase/short-chain dehydrogenase: MTNPAVSDLITRSNRLGADPKNTNYAGGNTSAKGTETDPVTGEPVELLWVKGSGGDLGTLKESGLAVLRLDRMRALVNVYPGIDREDEMVAAFDYCLHGKGGAAPSIDTAMHGLVDAAHVDHLHPDSGIAIATAADGEELTAKVFGEKVVWVPWRRPGFQVGLDIADIKAKNPQAIGCILGGHGITAWGDTSDEAEQNSLWIIETAAAYIAEHGEADPFGGVRAGFEALPETERRAKAAALAPTIRGLASTDKPMVGHFTDAPEVLDFLASEKAPALAALGTSCPDHFLRTKVKPLILDLPSDASIEDSIARLAELHEAYRADYQAYYDAHATAESPAIRGADPLIVLIPGVGMFSCGANKQTARVAGEFYVNAINVMRGAEALSTYSPISDAEKFRIEYWALEEAKLQRMPKPKTHQGRIALVTGAASGIGKAIATRLAAEGACVVIADLDLEKAQAAAAELGNTDVAVGVAANVADADAIQAAFDAAVLAFGGVDLVVNNAGLSLSKPLLETTEKDWDLQHDVMAKGSFLVSKAAAKILIEQKLGGDVIYISSKNSVFAGPNNIAYSATKADQAHQVRLLAVELGEHGVRVNGINPDGVVRGSGIFAAGWGANRAATYGVKEEDLGQYYANRTILKREVVPENVADAVFVLTGPELSRTTGLHIPVDSGVAAAFLR; this comes from the coding sequence ATGACCAACCCGGCCGTCTCCGACCTCATCACCCGGTCCAATCGCCTCGGCGCCGACCCGAAGAACACGAACTACGCCGGCGGCAACACGTCAGCGAAGGGCACCGAGACCGACCCGGTCACGGGCGAGCCCGTCGAGCTGCTGTGGGTCAAGGGCTCGGGCGGAGACCTCGGCACGCTGAAGGAGTCGGGGCTCGCGGTGCTGCGCCTGGACCGCATGCGCGCGCTCGTGAACGTCTACCCCGGCATCGACCGCGAGGACGAGATGGTGGCCGCGTTCGATTACTGCCTGCACGGCAAGGGCGGCGCCGCGCCGTCGATCGACACCGCGATGCACGGCCTGGTCGATGCCGCGCATGTCGATCACCTGCACCCCGATTCGGGCATCGCGATCGCGACCGCCGCCGACGGCGAGGAGCTCACCGCGAAGGTCTTCGGCGAGAAGGTGGTGTGGGTGCCGTGGCGCCGCCCCGGCTTCCAGGTGGGCCTGGACATCGCCGACATCAAGGCGAAGAACCCGCAGGCGATCGGCTGCATCCTCGGCGGCCACGGCATCACGGCGTGGGGCGACACCTCCGACGAGGCCGAGCAGAACTCGCTGTGGATCATCGAGACCGCCGCCGCCTACATCGCCGAGCACGGCGAGGCCGACCCCTTCGGCGGCGTCCGCGCGGGCTTCGAGGCGCTGCCCGAGACCGAGCGCCGGGCCAAGGCCGCCGCGCTCGCGCCGACGATCCGCGGCCTCGCGTCGACCGACAAGCCGATGGTGGGCCACTTCACCGACGCGCCCGAGGTCCTGGACTTCCTCGCGTCCGAGAAGGCGCCCGCCCTCGCCGCGCTCGGCACCAGCTGCCCCGACCACTTCCTGCGCACCAAGGTCAAGCCGCTCATCCTCGACCTGCCGTCCGACGCGTCGATCGAGGACTCCATCGCGCGCCTCGCAGAGCTGCACGAGGCCTACCGCGCCGACTACCAGGCGTACTACGACGCGCACGCGACCGCCGAGAGCCCCGCGATCCGCGGTGCCGACCCGCTGATCGTGCTGATCCCGGGTGTCGGCATGTTCTCGTGCGGCGCGAACAAGCAGACCGCCCGGGTCGCGGGCGAGTTCTACGTCAACGCCATCAACGTGATGCGCGGCGCCGAGGCGCTGTCGACCTACTCCCCCATCTCCGACGCCGAGAAGTTCCGCATCGAGTACTGGGCGCTCGAAGAGGCGAAGCTGCAGCGCATGCCGAAGCCCAAGACGCACCAGGGCCGCATCGCGCTCGTCACGGGCGCGGCATCCGGCATCGGCAAGGCCATCGCGACCCGCCTCGCCGCCGAGGGCGCGTGCGTCGTGATCGCCGACCTCGACCTCGAGAAGGCGCAGGCCGCTGCGGCCGAGCTCGGCAACACGGATGTCGCCGTCGGCGTCGCCGCGAACGTCGCCGACGCCGACGCGATCCAGGCCGCCTTCGACGCGGCCGTGCTCGCGTTCGGCGGCGTCGACCTCGTCGTCAACAACGCCGGACTGTCGCTGTCGAAGCCGCTGCTGGAGACCACCGAGAAGGACTGGGACCTGCAGCACGACGTGATGGCCAAGGGCTCGTTCCTCGTCTCGAAGGCCGCTGCGAAGATCCTCATCGAGCAGAAGCTCGGCGGCGACGTGATCTACATCTCGTCGAAGAACTCCGTCTTCGCCGGCCCGAACAACATCGCTTACTCGGCGACGAAGGCCGACCAGGCGCATCAGGTGCGCCTGCTCGCGGTCGAGCTCGGCGAGCACGGCGTGCGCGTCAACGGCATCAACCCCGACGGCGTCGTGCGCGGCTCGGGCATCTTCGCCGCCGGCTGGGGCGCGAACCGCGCCGCCACCTACGGCGTCAAGGAAGAGGACCTCGGCCAGTACTACGCGAACCGCACCATCCTCAAGCGCGAGGTCGTGCCCGAGAACGTCGCCGACGCGGTATTCGTGCTGACCGGCCCCGAGCTCAGCCGCACGACGGGCCTGCACATCCCGGTCGACTCCGGCGTCGCCGCCGCGTTCCTCCGATGA